A window of Primulina tabacum isolate GXHZ01 chromosome 4, ASM2559414v2, whole genome shotgun sequence contains these coding sequences:
- the LOC142543102 gene encoding ER membrane protein complex subunit 7 homolog yields MAAHPSSIFLSLLLLFLPFALGISDKNGEGFSINGKVRFPGFSATGFGLPAKLSNVRVILNGGQKVAFLRPDGYFSFHNVPAGTHLIEVAAIGYFFSPVRVDVSARNPGKVQAALTETRKALTELVLEPLQEEQYYEIREPFSVMSIFKSPMGLMVGFMVIVMFVMPKLVDPEELKRAQEEMGNQGVPSLANLLTGAQQRNN; encoded by the exons ATGGCAGCGCATCCCTCGTCGATCTTTCTGTCGCTACTCTTACTCTTTCTGCCCTTTGCACTCGGGATCTCTGATAA GAATGGCGAGGGATTCAGCATTAATGGTAAAGTTAGATTTCCAG GATTTAGTGCCACAGGATTTGGTCTCCCAGCAAAACTTTCAAATGTCAGAGTCATACTCAATGGTGGCCAGAAAGTTGCTTTTTTGAGGCCAGATGGATATTTTTCATT CCATAATGTGCCAGCAGGGACTCATCTTATTGAAGTGGCTGCAATAGGCTATTTCTTCTCTCCC GTCCGAGTTGATGTCAGTGCTAGGAATCCTGGTAAGGTCCAGGCAGCTTTGACGGAAACCAGAAAAGCATTGACCGAACTTGTTTTGGAGCCTTTGCAAGAGGAACAATATTATGAG ATAAGAGAACCATTTTCTGTTATGTCCATATTTAAAAGCCCCATGGGATTGATGGTTGGATTTATGGTGATTGTGATGTTTGTGATGCCCAAACTTGTTG ATCCTGAAGAACTTAAACGAGCCCAAGAAGAAATGGGAAACCAGGGTGTTCCCTCTCTTGCAAACCTTTTGACCGGAGCCCAGCAAAGGAACAATTAG